One window from the genome of Hydractinia symbiolongicarpus strain clone_291-10 chromosome 1, HSymV2.1, whole genome shotgun sequence encodes:
- the LOC130636286 gene encoding uncharacterized protein LOC130636286, giving the protein MVVGMLKLNAMDKKYILLFFILIFVIYTYQNFDKLSQNLIGMNTIKSSNIYAILAIGDSLTEGLYSWPKSKKFHPYTTRLQTLLSKTFHHVEVTNAGISGNRVKDIRLRLRKQLKTKPYKLVLILAGTNDYIYIVKKIKRNVADFKHFTHSVKQIANNIEELHSICHKERIRTAVITIPPIQLEHQARIFTRYRSFINSLLKQYAESHRNVTVFIDLAASIEKQSSGENEMKLWDDNVHFTPEGYDKMADIIYDALKDYL; this is encoded by the coding sequence ATGGTTGTTGGTATGTTAAAACTAAACGCGatggataaaaaatatatcttattattctttatacttatttttgttatttacacGTATCAAAACTTTGATAAACTTTCTCAAAATCTCATAGGAATGAATACAATAAAAAGCTCAAATATATACGCCATATTAGCAATTGGAGACAGTTTGACAGAAGGTTTATATAGCTGGCCAAAGTCGAAGAAATTTCATCCTTATACAACACGATTACAAACATTGCTATCGAAAACCTTCCATCACGTGGAAGTTACAAACGCTGGTATTAGTGGTAACAGAGTTAAAGACATTAGATTAAGATTACGTAAGCAGTTAAAGACGAAACCATACAAGTTGGTTTTAATATTAGCAGGAACAAACGATTACATTTACATTGTGAAGAAAATAAAACGTAATGTGGCTGACTTTAAACATTTTACTCATTCAGTAAAGCAAATTGCTAATAATATTGAAGAGCTTCACAGTATTTGTCATAAGGAGAGAATCAGAACCGCCGTTATAACCATACCGCCAATACAACTTGAACATCAAGCACGTATATTTACTCGTTACAGAAGCTTTATAAACAGCTTGCTAAAACAATATGCTGAATCACATCGTAATGTGACTGTGTTTATCGATCTAGCTGCTAGTATTGAAAAGCAAAGCAGTGGTGAGAATGAAATGAAATTATGGGATGATAACGTACATTTTACACCAGAAGGTTACGACAAAATGGCTGATATTATTTACGATGCACTAAAAGATTATTTGTAG
- the LOC130636276 gene encoding uncharacterized protein LOC130636276, producing MKDLHVKSVLIFVTLSVLIYMSYQWIVYSHFPTNKKITILAFGDSLTEGNTRYQNRRAWFPYTLQLKKRISKDFPNMEVTIVNRGIAGDKAANMADRLKKALKERKFDIAVILAGTNDYIQMVRDNQDTWARQDLKVAISATFSAQKLLRINRTSNVIMRDVLLLHKHCHYNNVKTVAMTIPEIDFEQNNDLRVYFNHRNKINEKLKFYAQRFSKQTIFVDLANEMPLLNLTPEKRKKYWADGLHFTRKGYGKVADIIYKKIKNTIKEISYAKR from the coding sequence ATGAAAGATTTACATGTGAAAAGCGTACTAATATTTGTAACACTCTCCGTGCTGATCTATATGAGTTATCAATGGATTGTGTACTCACATTTTCCAACAAACAAAAAGATAACAATACTTGCTTTTGGTGACAGTTTAACTGAAGGTAATACACGATATCAAAACAGACGAGCCTGGTTTCCATATACGTTACAACTGAAGAAACGAATCAGTAAAGACTTTCCTAATATGGAAGTTACTATTGTCAATCGTGGAATAGCTGGAGATAAAGCTGCGAACATGGCTGATCGTTTAAAGAAAGCTTTAAAGGAAAGAAAATTTGATATAGCTGTTATATTGGCCGGTACTAATGATTATATACAAATGGTTCGAGATAACCAAGACACATGGGCGAGACAAGACTTGAAGGTGGCAATATCAGCGACATTCAGTGCCCAAAAGTTATTACGAATAAATAGAACCAGTAATGTTATTATGAGAGATGTTTTATTGTTGCATAAACACTGCCACTATAATAACGTTAAAACTGTTGCCATGACCATACCAGAAATAGACTTCGAGCAAAACAATGACTTGAGGGTATATTTTAATCatcgaaataaaataaatgaaaaacttAAGTTTTACGCTCAACGTTTTAGCAAGCAAACCATTTTTGTTGACTTGGCAAATGAGATGCCTTTGTTAAATTTAACAccagagaaaagaaaaaagtactGGGCTGACGGTCTGCATTTTACTCGGAAAGGTTACGGTAAAGTGGCGGATATTATATACAAGAAGATCAAAAATACAATCAAAGAAATTTCATATGCGAAACGTTAA
- the LOC130636294 gene encoding uncharacterized protein LOC130636294, translated as MAFSVSNASDPYNDYMAGMCILRYKGSEDFYLNGHHIQSGFILIKSTSNIQNVQCDKGQVHGKLFKWLFNMDPEGCTDVDGYGFSIVDGVWKYKSWTLNDRMQYGEVPLHVQTHIRNAVQSYWKTQKTQDESTTWCNIL; from the coding sequence ATGGCATTCTCAGTTTCGAATGCCTCTGACCCGTACAATGATTACATGGCTGGCATGTGCATTCTACGGTACAAAGGTAGCGAAGACTTCTATCTTAATGGTCATCACATCCAGAGTGGGTTTATACTAATAAAAAGCACATCAAACATTCAAAACGTACAGTGCGACAAAGGGCAAGTTCATGGTAAGCTATTCAAGTGGTTATTCAACATGGATCCAGAGGGCTGCACAGATGTTGATGGTTATGGCTTTTCCATTGTCGACGGTGTTTGGAAATATAAGTCGTGGACGTTGAACGACAGAATGCAATATGGTGAGGTCCCACTTCATGTTCAAACGCACATCAGAAACGCAGTGCAAAGTTATTGGAAAACACAAAAGACACAAGATGAATCTACTACATGGtgcaatattttataa